GATGCGCTGGGCAGATATATTGAGCCGCTATGACTTCTACCTCCAGTACCGACCTGGGAAACTTGCCCTTACTCCTGACGCCCTATCTCGCCGAGATCAAGACATGCCCAACGACCCAGGTGATGAACGACTGCAGATGCGAGAGAAGCGCCTCTTGGACCCTAATGCGTTTGTTGAGACCAGTGAATGCACCATATGCTGTGTGTCAGCTGTACAGGTCGACAAGTCCATTCAAATCCTACCAATCCATACTAGTAATGGAActacagaaaatgaaaacacCACCTCAGATCTTGAACAGCAATGGAGCCATGCAGAAGCTGAGGATACCACTATGCCCATACTTCGTGATGCCATCCGTGCAGGATTACCTCATTTCCCTCCTGAACTGGGAATCCAGGTCTCAATTGGCGAATGTGAATTAGACTCTGATGGTCGGATCCTCTTTCGCAAACGACGATGGGTTCCCAATAATGAACCTTTACGAACAAGATTAATgcaagaagcccatgacTCCCCACTGTCTGGGCATCCAGGTAGCAATGCACTATATAGTCtacttgctcgacaacttttCTGGCCCAATATGAGTGCAGATGTGAAACGTTTTGTCAAGAATTGTGACCAATGTGGAGCTACCAACATATGGCGAGATCGACGACAAGGACTGCTGAAACCCTTACCTATCCCAGATCGCAAATGGCGTGAACTCTCCATGGATTTTATAGAAGGACTGCCAGAGTCAAATGGTTACAGTGCTATCCTGGTGATAGTAGACCGCCTCACAAAAGGGACTATCCTAATCCCTTGTGCAAGGACAGGAAGTGACTACATTGTACCAAAGTTCCTGCAGCATGTTGTGGCATACCATGGCCTCCCAGCTGCTATCACCTCTGATCGCGGCTCACAGTTTGTGGGTGAACTCTGGGAACGCATGTGTAGCCTCCTCAAGATCAATCGACGCCTATCCACTGCCTACCACCCCCAAACTGATGGGCAAACAGAGCGCATGAATGCAGTTGTTGAGAGCTATCTCCGTAACTTTTGCAACTTTGCACAGGACAACTGGTCAGAAATCCTACCTATGGCGCAGCTTGCAATTGCCAACCAGACTGCAGCTTCTACTGGGTTCAGCCCCTTTTTCCTTGACCATGGGTACCACTTGGAGACACTTCAACTAGTTGAACCAGTCACTgaagaactccaacaatCATCCAGTGGGTCTGCAGGTGCACGAATAGCTGACAAACTCAAGAATGCATTGGAGGTCGCTCAAAGTGAGTTAgctgcagcccaggaacGACAGGAACAATATGCCAACCGTTACCGAAACCTTGCACCACACtacaagcctggtgataaagtTTGGCTCGCCCTGCATAATATCCGAACAAGCCgtcccagcaagaagcttgatgtgCGCCAGGCCAAATATACCGTCCTAGCACAGATTAGCCCGTATGCCTACCGACTGAACACACCAGAGGGTATCCAccctgtcttccatgttgacctcctccggccagcagcaaacaaCCCCTTTCCCAGTCAGCGCAATGACGACTATCAGCCCCCAGCTGTGCTTGTtgacggcgaggaagaataccAGGTGGAGCGTATACTGGACTACCGACAGATCCGCCGTGGACGGGGATTTCAGCGACAATACCTAGTGAAATGGACCGGTTATCTACATCCTGAATGGACTGCTGCGCACAACATGGAGAATACCGCCGCACTGGATGAATGGGAGCAACGCCACGGAAGCCAGAGCcctgtgagggatggggatgattcttaggaggggggtgttgtcacaggctgcgcctgtagaataaatgatatgttattcggagagatgatcggaggggttaccagactacctaccccgcacggcgtacatttgtatataaagctgtccgatcggacatccgttctcctgttcttcaacgaaatcttttgtgagatagctagtcattagcactacgggcttagcccttaacaatGATGCCCTCTGGGCCCTTGCTGAACCAGTCTTCCTTGAATAGAAAAGGGTCATTGATAGCTCGGGGATCGTCCTTATGCAGTCCACTGAATATGGCAAATTCCGACCGGAGTCCTTGCTCTCTGCCCTTCTTAATATAACCTTCTATATTGATCAGCAGAAAATCGCCTATAGTGTTGACTATAAAGACTTACCACGAGTATATTCAAAGTCATCTGTGTAGTATCTAGCCCTTTAATAAATACATCCACCATTTTGTCAATAACAGGGAAGCTAATGCTATTGAGGCCATTCCGGGAATGTTCCTCATCATATCCACAGCTGGATGCTTGATAATCTGGATATAGCTGACTGAACTTCTGTTACCCCTCAACGTCCTTCTCGTCGGATAGCCCAACCCACTTCAGACACTCCCGCGTATCAGCAGGGTCTGGCAGGGCCATACCAGGCCGGTAGATGTAGTTCAGAAATCCGTCGCTTTGTTTGATAGGACCAATCGAGGGATGTATCGAGCCGCGAGAGGTTCCAAGCTTCACAAGTTCAGGAGTCCATTCAAAGTCAATGGCTTTGATCTCCTCGGAAACCTCCTTGTGTGTGTCATGCTTAGGGTGATCCTTAGCATCACTCATCTTCGAACAAGATATATTAAAAGGGGGGAGATGGAGCAAATGGCAGGCGGGTTGAAGTGTAAAGTCGCTTGGAATTCATGGGAGCGAAGTTGTTATCGATCCCGGACACCGCGTATGGTTATGTCGGAAGATCgaagtactccggagtatattATTACTTGGTATTTATGTACTCTGTAAATAGCAATACATATTATTGGGTCCAAAATCACGGATGTATCCCAAATGATCATGCATTCTTTGATTGACCGATCCAAGCAGGCACCCACTAAAGATCAGTGCCAGATACGAGACTGATTGACGATGTCAGACAGGATTTCAGCTATTTAATAAAATGGCTGTGACCAGACAAAAGTACAAACATTAACCAGAAATGTCAGGGTGGATGATGGATTTTTCTCGAGTTCCTAAGGACACCAAGTCCCTCAAGAATGGTTTGACGAACGCCTCCGAAATTACAGCAGCAAGAGTAAAGTCCTCGAATCTGTTTACGCCGAGGAAATCGCCGCTCTCCAATCCTTTCATATTAAACAATCCCAGACGAAGCGGCTCAGGCCATCACGCGATCTATCTCCAACTGCCCCGTCCCAGATTGGGGAGGCTACACGCCTGAGATCGTGGCTGTCTGTAGACTAGGCGGAGCATCTGGTTGACGCTCTCATTGAATGGCCTTCCTCGCGCACGCCAGATCTCGTCGCCCTCCTCACTGCGATATCGAAAACCACGGATAACCTCCATTGGAATGAGGCcgtcgatgatgacgaggagtTCCTCGCCTGCGATGGAGTTCCTTACATCAATATGGTCTGGAGGGATGCGAATTGGATGATGATGCACGTTATCATCAAAAAGTGTTCCAAGAGCGACGATTTCGAAACTTCCAAACGAAATGCTCGTGATAACTACCTCAAAACACAAGATGTTGAAGCACAGCCTCGTGGCAGCGGGGCTAGGTCCATTTGACATGAAACCTGCATTCGATTACCTGATCTATACACTCGAATAGAATCTCAATCCTAAGGACGGCAAGGCGGAAAAACGAAAGAGTGAAGCCCAGACCCGTGAGCCATTTGAACCAGAATTTCACATTCCAGCTGTGACTTGTTGGCTGGAACATACCGGGTGGAAGTTATAGGAGGTCTTTGCAACGAGATAAAGAATTGGCATCCGAAAAATTTCCCTAATATTCTGAAGCATTTTGATCGTCCTGCTGAACGGTGGGCATCCTGGAAAGAACGGTCAATCGGGGTTGCCAAAGATTGGCCGGATGGGTTTGTCAGAAATGCAGCAGAACAGGCTGTGAAGTATATGCAGGATATCGCCTGAGATGACTTTGTACATAAATGAGAAAATATTTTCTTCTACTTAAGCACTTTTGGCTTCTTTTTAATAGCTTGTTATTCGTATAAATTTTCAGACTAGCTGATTGTTCGTTCAGGACAATGTATTTGTTCGTCTTCCACTGCGGGGCAGATGAGTTGCTCTCCGCTGAACCGGACAAATTTCTATACAACTCACTGCAGTTctttccaaaaaaaaaaaaaaaaaaaaaacaaagacAGTACAATGTCTACCAATGACCCAGAGACTCTCTGCCAGCCATACGACCAATTCATTCTCTTTGGTGACTCGATCACCCAAAATTCTTGTCAAAGGGACCTGAACTTTGGTTTCTTCGGAGCTCTTCAGGATGGTTAGTCCTCAACTCCATTCTAGTTATCACGCAGATGCTGATTATAATAGCGTATATTCGAAAGCTGGATGTGGTCAATCGGGGTTTCTCGTATGTCTTGAGTCCTCTATAAAGAACGTACTGACCATCTTAGAGGATACAACACTGCCCACGCCGTCAAGGTCTTTCCCAAATTCTTCCCTACGCCTGAGACGGCTACAGTCCGGTTCATGGTACACAATTCTTACATCTCTGTCTCTTTGTCAAGCACTAACGGCATAGATCATCTTCTTTGGCGCAAATGACGCCTCTCTGCCCCGGAATGCCCAATATGTTCCACTCGGCGACTACAAAAAGAACCTACAAACTCTCGTTGGGCACCCAGCAACAAAAGCGCAGAACCCAAAAATAATCCTCATAGCACCCCCTCCGATAAACGAGTACCAGCTGGAGTCATTTGACGCAAGCAAAAGCTTGCAGCATCCCAGCAGAACCGCCCACCACACTAAGCTGTACGCGGAAGCAGCTCGGGATGTTGGTACTTCACTGAATGTCCCTGTAGCTGATCTCTGGACGGCGTTTATGAATGTCACTGGATGGAAAGAGGGTCAGGCGTTGCCGGGCTCGAGGGATTTGCCGAATGATGAGAATTTGTCACGGTTGTTGTCCGATGGTTTGTTCCCTTCGGACTCTGTATGGTATCGGGCACCCGCTGACCGAAAAATAGGACTACACTTCACGTCGGAAGGATACAAAGTCATGTTCGATGTGGTTATGGAGACCATTCGCAAGAATTGGCCGGATCAAGATCCAGAGAAGCTTCCCTTCGTGTTTCCAGGATGGGTCGACGCACCCAAATAAGTGCATACTCACCTCTAGGATCACTGATATAGACAGTAAATAGAATTTCAGTACATATTTCCATTCACATCTTCATAAAAGATACAATGTTTTGCATAGTGGCCTGTCATATGACGTCACATGGTGGGTGCGGACCTTCGAAGCCCAACGACGCCGTAGCAACTCTCGACAATTGACCACATACAACCAAATGCGCTCAGGCATCCTATCAGTTATTTGCCCAGTAACCAGCAAGGCCATTACGCAGCCTTTCCGTACCTGCTGGGCCTCACAGACACCGTTCCTACGAATACTCTCCCGCCCAGTAACAACCACCGCTACTGCAATCCCTAGACCCCGAACCAGCCCCCCACCCTCTCGCTTTGTCATTCACAAAAGACCCCTTACAATGTCCTCCGACAAGATCCCAGACCGCTACAAGCTCATCTTCTACGTCCCGCATTCCCATCTCGAACCGTGCAAGGAAGCCGTCTTCGCGGCCGGTGCCGGCGTCTTCTCCGGAGGAAAATACTCCAAGTGTTGCTTTCAGATGCCTGGCCAGGGACAGTTCCAGCCGGGTGATGGTGCGAATCCGGCGATTGGGTCTGTGGGCGCGCTGGAGTATGTTGAGGAGATGAAGGTTGAGGTTATGTGTGTGGGAAGGTCGATTATGTTGAATGCTGTGGAGGAGCTGGTCAAGGCGCATCCGTATGAGGAGGTTGCATATGAGGTTTATAAGATGGAAAATGTTTAGCTGGTCTAGGCATGGTTATGAGTTatgagtactccgtatggaTGTCCGGCCTCGGGGTTCATTGTGTCGATAGCGGCTTCCTCTGTCACCCACCGCCCGGCACagaataaataaataaaagtAAAAATAGGTCAATTGAGATGCTTCCTCTGAACAAATAATGTATTGTATCTCTCTCAAATGATCATATCTCTATCCAATATCAAAATGTCTCCGTCTTACTGTAAGCAAGGCGATTGGCACAAAGGCGGGAGTAATCTCTCACCGCTGATTGGCTGCCCGCAGCTCCCGCAAAACCAGCGACTCGCTCCAACTTTCGACTTCCTTTACTGTATCGCAACGCCGACTCCAATCCCCGTCgcttctctcctctcttctaTACACCACCGGAAATGGCTTCGAAGCTCTTCCCCGCCGCCCCCCGGGTAGGCCGTCAATTGCTCCAGCAGCTCCCCAAGTCCCAATGCAGAGCGTTCTCCGCTGGGCCACAACTCTTCAGTGACGCCCTTGCCGTGGTATGTACAATCCGGAAATCGTCGCAGAGATTATCGCATTTATTTGTTCAAGGGAACGTCAAAAAGATGTTGTTAACGAGTTATCTGCTCAATTAGCACCGCAACAAGCCCTCCAACAACCCGACCCTCCCGTTCAAATTCAACGACCAGAACCTCCAACTCATCGATGAGATCCTCAAACGCTACCCTCCCCAGTACAAGAAGGCTGCTGTCATGCCTATCTTGGATTTGGGTCAGCGCCAGCACGGCTACACCAGCATCAGTGTCATGAACGAGGTCGCCCGGTTGCTTGAGATGCCCCCGATGCGTGTTTACGAAGTCGCAACTTTCTACACCATGTACAACCGCGAGCCCGTTGGCAAGTACTTTGTTCAACTTTGCACTACTGTATGACTGCCTTGGTTTATCATCGTTGTCAATTGCTAACGGCCGTAGACACCATGCCAGCTCGGTGGCTGCGGTAGCACCAAGATCCTCGAAGCCATTTCGGAACACCTGGGTATCACCCCCGGCCACACCACCGAAGACGGCCTGTTTACCTTCATCGAAGTCGAATGTCTTGGTGCCTGTGTCAACGCCCCCATGGTCCAGATCAACGACGACTACTACGAGGACCTCACCCCCGAATCCACCAAGGCCCTCCTCACCGCGCTTAAGGACTCTGCTATCGCGACGGACAAGTCGGTCAAGGTCCCTGCTCCCGGCCCGCTGAGCCAGAGAGAGAGCTGCGAAAACAGTGGTGGTCTCACGAATTTGCAAGACCCGCCGGTGTGGAACCCGGAGACCATGATGAGAACGGATGGTGCTTTGGACGCTCAGCAATAAACGAATACAAAGAGTTAAAACGcgttttcccttttttttttcccgtTTCTTTATTTGGTGGCATAATGGAATGGAGTCCCGAGATATATCCACCAGGCTTCTAATTGTACAGTACATTGTTCCTGAGGTTTGGGATGTCATTTGAATTACTGTAGAGGTTGATCCAGCAGTACAATGCAATTTATCGTCCAACAAAATAGCTCTTCTAGTAAGTATCTGATTTGAATCAAAGTATGGCTATTGGTAAGCGGAGATCATTTGACTTCCGTATCGCACTTCATCCAACCTCTCTCCACAGCATGATTTCACTCCGACAGCATCAACTcacaaaagaagaaaatatCACAAGAATTGGGTCAAAATGCATTATCCATGACCAATGACGGTCCCTCACAACTAATAGCTTCAGACTCCACAGCCTCCTCATGGCTAACCAACACCGGCCTTCCATCCTTCTCAACAAGCACCCTTTCTCGACGCTCCTGGAAGATATTCACATCAATTGTCAGCTTCGCCAGCAGATGATAGACGTGGACGTGTCCGGTCTGCCCGTATCGACGGCAACGTCCGATGGCCTGGGTCATGGCTGAGTCATAGTCATACTGGGTCTGGCCGAGGAGGGGCGAGAGAAAGATAACATGGTTTGCACATTGGAGGTTCCTGGCTTGTTAGCACATCATGATCGAATAGGGACAGGTCATACGATTTGAAGGGAAGGGAAGCTCACAATCCAGCCGCCATTTCACCACCAAGGTTCAAGATCAGGACCCGGTTATCTCCAAAACTTGTTTTCTGGAACTGCTCGACCTTTTGAGCTGATCTACGATCAGTAGGTGAAATCACCGTGTGTTTTATTTGTGCTAGTTCCAGTGCTTTTGATGCGACTTCCATCAGCTCGGGGAATTGGATGAATAGCAGTGCTTTTTCATCCTTGGGTATGCCATGGATGATCTCGATCAGCTTGTCTAATTTGCTTCCTCCAAACGTCGCACTCTTGTCCTTGTGGTCGTAGCCTAAGGTGCTTGCTTTGATGATATTGAACCGCTTTCCTGAGCCACGACATCCATCTACAGCACATTCCTCTCTCAGGACAGTTTCTCGGGCACACTCCGCACAGACTGCATGTCCACAAGAGCCGAGGACATTACCGTCGTCGAGGGTATTGGGGCCATTGTCGCAGCCGTCGCATACGGGGATCTCTGTACCGGTTTGTATGAGGCGGACGGTTCGTAGGAAGCGGAGGGCTCTTTCCCGGAGCACCCATTCCACAATTAGGTTGCGGAGGGTGGATGTGACTTCGTGGAGGGTCACTTCGTATTCGTATGTTTTTCGCAGTTTTGGGGGGAGGTCGGGTTGTTCAATCTTATTTGCTTTAGAGTTGGTGGTATTCTTTCGTCCGGTTTTCTGGTTGGAAGGGCTCCTGATGCCGTTGCCAGTGGCGTTTGTCTTCCTTTTCTTAAGTGACCCTGAGGGTAGAAAGTTTtcgtcatcttcttctttgatATCAATATCGCTGGCGTCCGATTCTGATTGATTCTGGAATTCCACGATTCTTTCAGAACTTCCATCGTCTCGTAATTcagcaaaaaaaaatttccAGTCGTCATGTTTTGACATGAAGACAGCACCTTTAAGAAGCGGATAGGCCTTTTCTGTGACCTCACTGTCACCAAAGTCATGCCTGATGAGACTCTCGACAAACTTCTGGAAGGATTCATATTTCAAGTCACAACTACAATACACCCAAGCAGCCAGCTTAAACTTCATTCGTATATCATGCACGAGGGCGTCAAGCTGCTTCTCACGAATAGCAAGAAGCGTCTCACAGGTGACAGCTTCGGGTTTTCCATCATCCCAACGACCCTGCAATGCTAGTGAGGAACATCGCTTAAGCAAGGCCTCTTCGGGACTCGAACTGCTGCTTATGATTTCGTCCAGTCGTTCGATCTGATCATTTCCGAATTGCCCCTGGTTGCGTCGACGAAGCTGGCGATTCTGAGCCATTAGCTGCTTGTACAGCTCGAGGTAAATAGCCCTCTCGGCTGGAGACTGGTTGATTAGGACAATATGCTCCGTGCAGGGTATCTCGTCAATTTCGGCGATGTTCTTACGCGCGAAACGGTTGAGAAAGTTTTGCGCAACTTCATGCCGTCGTCGGTGCCATGCCTCGCTATGTGGTATCTTGAAGGATTGAAAAGCTTCCGCTTCGGATCTATGCTTCCATATCGTCTTGAGTCGTTTATTCTGGGACTGGtcatcataatcatcatcatcgattCCAAGATGGATACCCAAAAAGGGAGCAATAGTGTTAACATCGGCAAAGTCGTTCAGCGGGGGCGTTCCGGAAAGAATCCACTTCGAGTGTGCCTCGAACGATAAAAGAGGTGCGAGTCTTTCTGGATTGGCATATGTGAACTCATCAATAACGAGACGGTTGAACGAAAAAGCGTGCAGCAAGGGTGTTTTCACAGTCGTCCAGTCTTGAGAGTCGTCTTCAGTGATGTTGAATTCTTTACGATCGTTCCATTTGCCTTTCCCGCTTGAGACGCTGCCCGAATCGTTCTTGCGCTTCCTGCCGCGGCCTTTTCTGCAGCAATTGCGGGTATCGGCGGGATCGTCTGTCGAAGAATCTTCATATTTGGTCTCCTGGCCTTCAGAATCTGAATCATCAAGGCCGTCAGTATGGTGAGCACCAAGTGACCCTGTAGCTCGGAGCTTCAGATGCCGGTCGACATTGGCCCTAAGCCTGTCAGGATACTCGCTGTCACTGGCATCAGACTCTTCTTCCGCACTAGATACATCCGCATAGTGCAT
This sequence is a window from Aspergillus chevalieri M1 DNA, chromosome 5, nearly complete sequence. Protein-coding genes within it:
- a CDS encoding uncharacterized protein (COG:L;~EggNog:ENOG410PGPZ;~InterPro:IPR012337,IPR000953,IPR036397,IPR023780, IPR041588,IPR001584,IPR016197;~PFAM:PF00385,PF17921;~go_function: GO:0003676 - nucleic acid binding [Evidence IEA];~go_process: GO:0015074 - DNA integration [Evidence IEA]); translation: MPILRDAIRAGLPHFPPELGIQVSIGECELDSDGRILFRKRRWVPNNEPLRTRLMQEAHDSPLSGHPGSNALYSLLARQLFWPNMSADVKRFVKNCDQCGATNIWRDRRQGLLKPLPIPDRKWRELSMDFIEGLPESNGYSAILVIVDRLTKGTILIPCARTGSDYIVPKFLQHVVAYHGLPAAITSDRGSQFVGELWERMCSLLKINRRLSTAYHPQTDGQTERMNAVVESYLRNFCNFAQDNWSEILPMAQLAIANQTAASTGFSPFFLDHGYHLETLQLVEPVTEELQQSSSGSAGARIADKLKNALEVAQSELAAAQERQEQYANRYRNLAPHYKPGDKVWLALHNIRTSRPSKKLDVRQAKYTVLAQISPYAYRLNTPEGIHPVFHVDLLRPAANNPFPSQRNDDYQPPAVLVDGEEEYQVERILDYRQIRRGRGFQRQYLVKWTGYLHPEWTAAHNMENTAALDEWEQRHGSQSPVRDGDDS
- a CDS encoding SGNH/GDSL hydrolase family protein (COG:I;~EggNog:ENOG410PMS4;~InterPro:IPR013830,IPR036514;~PFAM:PF00657,PF13472), whose amino-acid sequence is MSTNDPETLCQPYDQFILFGDSITQNSCQRDLNFGFFGALQDAYIRKLDVVNRGFSGYNTAHAVKVFPKFFPTPETATVRFMIIFFGANDASLPRNAQYVPLGDYKKNLQTLVGHPATKAQNPKIILIAPPPINEYQLESFDASKSLQHPSRTAHHTKLYAEAARDVGTSLNVPVADLWTAFMNVTGWKEGQALPGSRDLPNDENLSRLLSDGLHFTSEGYKVMFDVVMETIRKNWPDQDPEKLPFVFPGWVDAPK
- a CDS encoding uncharacterized protein (COG:S;~EggNog:ENOG410PSWE;~InterPro:IPR036069,IPR015867), whose product is MRSGILSVICPVTSKAITQPFRTCWASQTPFLRILSRPVTTTATAIPRPRTSPPPSRFVIHKRPLTMSSDKIPDRYKLIFYVPHSHLEPCKEAVFAAGAGVFSGGKYSKCCFQMPGQGQFQPGDGANPAIGSVGALEYVEEMKVEVMCVGRSIMLNAVEELVKAHPYEEVAYEVYKMENV
- the NUO24 gene encoding complex I 24 kDa subunit family protein (COG:C;~EggNog:ENOG410PFVJ;~InterPro:IPR042128,IPR036249,IPR002023,IPR041921;~PFAM:PF01257;~go_function: GO:0016491 - oxidoreductase activity [Evidence IEA];~go_process: GO:0055114 - oxidation-reduction process [Evidence IEA]), giving the protein MASKLFPAAPRVGRQLLQQLPKSQCRAFSAGPQLFSDALAVHRNKPSNNPTLPFKFNDQNLQLIDEILKRYPPQYKKAAVMPILDLGQRQHGYTSISVMNEVARLLEMPPMRVYEVATFYTMYNREPVGKYFVQLCTTTPCQLGGCGSTKILEAISEHLGITPGHTTEDGLFTFIEVECLGACVNAPMVQINDDYYEDLTPESTKALLTALKDSAIATDKSVKVPAPGPLSQRESCENSGGLTNLQDPPVWNPETMMRTDGALDAQQ